DNA sequence from the Fundidesulfovibrio magnetotacticus genome:
GGCCAAGGAGCGGATCATGACGCAAAGCCCCGGAGGATTCGCGGGCAGGGTGCTGCGGGTGGACCTGTCGAGCGGCAAGGTCAGCCGGGAGGATACGGCGGAGAAGTACGGCGACGTCCTGGGCGGCACGGGCATCGGCTACAGGGTGCTCTTCGACGAGGTGCCGGCCGGAACCGGGCCATTCGACCCGGCCAACAAGCTGGTGTTCGCCACCGGGGCCCTGGCCGGAACCGGCGTGCCCTGCAACGGACGCACGGCGGTTACGGCCGTCTTCCCCACGGTCTGGCCCGCCCCCCTGGCGGGCAGCGGCCACATGGGCGGCCAGTTCGCGGCCAAGCTCAAATACGCGGGCTACGACGCCCTGATCCTGGAAGGCCGCGCCGACAAACCGGTCTGGCTCTTCATCCGCGACGGCCGGGTGGAGCTGCGCGACGCCTCCAGGCTCTGGGGCGGCGGCATCCGGCGCGCCACGCTGGAAATCAGCCAGGAGATGGGGCCGGACTGCGTGGTGGCGGCCATCGGGCAGGCGGGCGAGCGGCTGGCCCCCCTGGCCATCGTGGCCAACAGCGTCTCGCATTCGGCGGGCGGCGTGGGCGGGGTGATGGGCTCGAAGAATCTCAAGGCCGTGGGGGTGCAGGGGTCGGGCTCGTTGCGCATCGCGGGGCCCAGGGACGAATGGGAGCGGCTGATCAAGCACCACCTCTCCCTCCTCGGGGCCAACAACCAGCACGTGGTCCCGGCCTTTCCCAGCCCCGAGTCGGAGTACTACAACCCGGGCTCGCGCTGGGTGGGCGAGCCGGGCAGGCGCTGGGGCGCGGCGGACCCTCCCGTGGAGATCACGGGCAGCATCCTCGACCTCAACCGCATCGCCTACCGCTCCAACAGCGCGGCCTTCTTCCTGGGCGAGCAGGCCTGGCGGCACACCGTGCGCGGCAACGGCTGCACGGCCTGTCCCATCCGCTGCCACACCGTCGTCAAGATGCCCTCGGTGGCGGCCAAGTACGGCATCAAGGAGGTGGGGCAGAACACCTGCGTCGGGCTGGTGTTCGGGCGCGCCTTCTTCCGGAACATGCCGGGCGGAAACAAGGGACTCGGCTCGCTCGAGGCCTGCATGGTGGGCATGCACCTGGCCGACGACTACGGGCTGTGGTGCAACTACGGCCAG
Encoded proteins:
- a CDS encoding aldehyde ferredoxin oxidoreductase, whose protein sequence is MTQSPGGFAGRVLRVDLSSGKVSREDTAEKYGDVLGGTGIGYRVLFDEVPAGTGPFDPANKLVFATGALAGTGVPCNGRTAVTAVFPTVWPAPLAGSGHMGGQFAAKLKYAGYDALILEGRADKPVWLFIRDGRVELRDASRLWGGGIRRATLEISQEMGPDCVVAAIGQAGERLAPLAIVANSVSHSAGGVGGVMGSKNLKAVGVQGSGSLRIAGPRDEWERLIKHHLSLLGANNQHVVPAFPSPESEYYNPGSRWVGEPGRRWGAADPPVEITGSILDLNRIAYRSNSAAFFLGEQAWRHTVRGNGCTACPIRCHTVVKMPSVAAKYGIKEVGQNTCVGLVFGRAFFRNMPGGNKGLGSLEACMVGMHLADDYGLWCNYGQLQRDFVKLYSDGTLKARLPAKEYASYDWDKYDAGDPAFLFDLIPRLSERQGELGQVMSQGTAGLFRHWGLKEEDWKRDHSTLYWKMGHPKHHANEDDGQCGVLINTQYNRDAQCHSHTNFVRNGLPIEEQKRLAGGIWGSPDSVDAVGDYRPMNVHKARRARWSLVRKELHDSLGLCNWMGPWVASPLKEQGYRGDDSLESKLFSLATGRATSREELDLMGERIFTLHRALTIRDMGTLAMREKHDLTPDWLYEDKHGQQPFTQGTIRMDRADIATALDMFYGVMGWDKASGAPTRETYARLGLDGAASALERLNLLPGDGNEPGK